ATGAAGAGGGCCCCGGCTTGTCGACAGCGCCGGCGAAGGGCCTGGGCGAGCGGGAAGAGCTCAGCGGGCAGCATGGTCTTCTCGCGCAGCTGCACGAGCCGGCAGCCGCCCGCGAGCACCGCCTCCAGCAGCTCGTCGAGGCGCCTCCCCCCGGAAGCCTGCCTATCCAGGATGACGTACAGGGGGGTGGGCAGCGTCACGCGCTAGATAACTCGGAGGGGGGCTCCGCCCCCCTTCCGAAGCCTCCCCCCGACGCAGTGCGAGCCGCAGGACGTCGCGAGGCTGGGGCCCTGCCGTCCGAGGCGAGCAATCTGAGAATGGCCCCGGCGAAGCCGGCGCTCGAAGCGGACCACCCCTGCTCGCGAGGGCATGAGAATTACTTGGACAGCCCGCTAGAGACCGACCTCGAGGCGCGGCGGCGCGTACTCCCCGGAGACGAAGACGGGGTCGGCGAGGAGCTTCTGGTGGAAGGGGATCGTCGTCTTGACGCCCTCCACGACCGTCTCGGCCAGGGCGCGCTGCATCCGGGCGATGGCCTCCGCGCGGTCCCGGCCATACGCGATGATCTTGGCGATCAGCGAATCGTAGTACGGCGGCACCGACGCCCCCGGCATCATGTGGCTGTCCACGCGTATACCGTGGCCGCCGGGGGGCAGCCAGGCCGTCACCGTGCCGGGCGAGGGGACGAAGTGCTCGGGATCCTCGGCATTGATGCGGCACTCGATGGCGTGGCCGGAGACACGGACGGCGCTCTGCTTGTAGCCGAGCGACTCGCCCAGGGCGATCCGGACCTGCTCGCGCACGAGGTCGATGCCCGTGACCATCTCCGTCACGGGATGCTCGACCTGGATGCGGGTGTTCATCTCGATGAAGTAGAACTCGCCCCCGCGCCCCACCAGGAACTCGACGGTGCCCGCCGAGACGTAGTTGACGGCGTTGGCCACCGCGAGGGCGGCCTTGCACAGTCCCTCGCGCGTAGTCTGGGAGATGGCGGAGGCGGGGCTCTCCTCGAGAAGCTTCTGGTGCCGTCGCTGCACGGAGCAATCGCGCTCGCCCAGGTGAACCCGGATGCCATTCCTGTCTCCGAGCACCTGGACCTCGACGTGCCGCGCCTCCTCCACGAACTTCTCCAGGTAGAGCTCCGAGGAGCCGAAGGCCTGCGCGGCCTCGGACTGGCACGTGGCGAAGGCCTGGGCCAGCATCTCCCGAGAGCGGACGATGCGCATCCCGCGCCCGCCGCCCCCCGAGGCGGCCTTGACCACCACGGGGTAGCCCATCTCGTCAGCCAGGGTCTGCGCCTCGTCCACACCCTCGAGCGGCCCCGTGCTTCCCGGCACCACCGGGGCGCCCGCCTGCTTGGCCATCTCGCGCGCCTGCGCCTTGTCGCCCATGAGCCGTATCGCCTCCGGCGAGGGCCCGATGAAGGTGATGCCGCAGGCGCGGCAGATCTCGGCGAACGCGGCATTCTCCGAGAGGAAGCCATAGCCGGGATGGATGGCTTCGCTGTCCGTGATGGACGCGGCCGAGATGATGCTGGGGATGTTGAGATAGCTCGCGCGCGCGTCGGCGGGGCCGATGCAGATGGACTCGTCAGCCAGGCGAACGGGCAGGGAGCCCGCGTCGGCCTGGGAATGGGCGATGACGGTACGGATGCCCATCTCGCGACAGGTGCGGAGGATGCGCAGGGCGATCTCGCCTCGGTTGG
The genomic region above belongs to Candidatus Methylomirabilota bacterium and contains:
- the accC gene encoding acetyl-CoA carboxylase biotin carboxylase subunit codes for the protein MFHKILIANRGEIALRILRTCREMGIRTVIAHSQADAGSLPVRLADESICIGPADARASYLNIPSIISAASITDSEAIHPGYGFLSENAAFAEICRACGITFIGPSPEAIRLMGDKAQAREMAKQAGAPVVPGSTGPLEGVDEAQTLADEMGYPVVVKAASGGGGRGMRIVRSREMLAQAFATCQSEAAQAFGSSELYLEKFVEEARHVEVQVLGDRNGIRVHLGERDCSVQRRHQKLLEESPASAISQTTREGLCKAALAVANAVNYVSAGTVEFLVGRGGEFYFIEMNTRIQVEHPVTEMVTGIDLVREQVRIALGESLGYKQSAVRVSGHAIECRINAEDPEHFVPSPGTVTAWLPPGGHGIRVDSHMMPGASVPPYYDSLIAKIIAYGRDRAEAIARMQRALAETVVEGVKTTIPFHQKLLADPVFVSGEYAPPRLEVGL